A DNA window from Vigna angularis cultivar LongXiaoDou No.4 chromosome 1, ASM1680809v1, whole genome shotgun sequence contains the following coding sequences:
- the LOC108321547 gene encoding WAT1-related protein At4g28040: MGSLASHLPLIVMVGLQVHYAALAIFTRAALLDGLSTTVFVVYRQGIATLALAPMFFSSKRRQSVKSCLGFRSVFLMFVTALVGVTANQNAYFRGLYYSSSTAATAMSNLIPALTFVIAAIAGFEKLELRSLRSMAKILGTLCCVSGALTMALVKGHKLLHTEFLPSIHLTGSSEGDDWLLGCLLLLASSVFWSCWMILQVPISSSCPDHLLSTFWMCLFSTVQSALFALLSEPDLEAWILDSPLQISCSLYAGLGIAVSFFIQSWCISERGPLYCAMFNPLATVITAFISATFLQEELYIGSLIGAVGVIAGLYIVLWGKAKEFAEIKPAAPQSNLQDDEISSRIDLEQPLLSDKSEHVTETDSKV, encoded by the exons ATGGGTAGTCTGGCAAGTCATCTTCCTCTAATTGTTATGGTAGGTCTGCAAGTTCATTATGCAGCACTTGCCATCTTCACAAGAGCAGCCCTGTTAGATGGGTTGAGTACAACAGTCTTTGTAGTGTACAGGCAAGGCATAGCAACCTTGGCTTTGGCCCCtatgtttttctcttctaaGAG GAGACAATCGGTAAAAAGTTGTTTGGGATTCAGGAGCGTCTTTTTGATGTTCGTCACCGCTCTTGTTGG AGTCACAGCAAATCAGAATGCGTATTTCAGAGGTTTATATTATTCATCTTCTACTGCAGCTACAGCAATGAGTAATCTGATACCTGCTTTAACGTTTGTAATTGCAGCAATTGCGGG ATTTGAGAAACTTGAACTACGAAGCTTGAGAAGCATGGCGAAGATATTAGGGACACTTTGCTGTGTTAGTGGCGCCTTAACCATGGCCTTGGTCAAAGGACATAAACTCTTACACACAGAGTTCCTTCCTTCTATACATCTCACTGGCAGTAGTGAAGGTGACGATTGGCTGCTGGGTTGTCTATTGCTTTTAGCAAGCAGTGTTTTCTGGTCTTGTTGGATGATCCTGCAG GTACCAATCTCTTCGTCCTGCCCAGACCATTTATTATCAACCTTTTGGATGTGTCTCTTTTCAACAGTACAGTCAGCCTTATTTGCCCTACTCTCAGAGCCGGATCTTGAAGCATGGATTTTGGATTCACCTTTACAGATTTCATGTTCTTTATACGCA GGACTCGGAATAGCGGTTAGTTTCTTTATTCAATCCTGGTGCATCTCAGAAAGAGGTCCTCTATACTGTGCAATGTTCAACCCTTTAGCAACAGTAATCACTGCTTTCATAAGTGCAACATTCTTACAAGAAGAATTATACATCGGAAG TTTGATAGGGGCTGTTGGAGTTATTGCTGGTTTGTATATTGTGCTTTGGGGTAAAGCCAAAGAGTTTGCTGAGATTAAACCAGCGGCACCACAATCAAACTTGCAAGATGATGAGATAAGTAGTAGGATAGATTTGGAACAACCCCTTCTATCAGATAAATCTGAACATGTAACAGAGACAGATAGCAAGGTGTAG